The Palaemon carinicauda isolate YSFRI2023 chromosome 33, ASM3689809v2, whole genome shotgun sequence genome contains a region encoding:
- the LOC137626088 gene encoding uncharacterized protein — MGSLKFHIRYLLWTFLHLSIVIGTIVSSADPLTKTDHSTGKLPRILRRRDKIEETKETEPIVDTIQQPLWPATSEFQQIAKENTDDALHFDITSEARRGTNNDPTKPCTSKAQTKRLDYVESQDLPMYRTSNPDIQTFGLPQGQDSLVPQTRIIRNKGKIGVHSPSLQTSRITLANVQTIDSEKSYANQISRATTSTNQVTDGVQIPNTKMPLTVYTNIETIGGVGNPSLQGIPMSLDDTVFLIQSNNRTVTEKPIYGGIGAEFLPLSVDVEGIRSIHPNREFYTIPNKAPYPISPSTNPTELFPNFTGVPIHKNSGQNLLPVTNRPISISSLIDIVKNLTSRTRNNSAASTPSPYVVNPHSYSYPDYINNLPNFSLPKKTLPSGIRINKQEENLDHHFWKEYEENSNDRQSFQFENVLPLLHSNKEFQNHINNFSNFSINKELPLRSSFKNSDESPTGINSIRGCLNDTWCGLGIAAAVAFGTVSALAVPFLAPPAFGRRRKSIEYVFISIDNASSFAKHYMSMLQNNTCDVPYEEKMLFIALHDSENNSTRDTFDKIKDLILNNRDILLPTTDHQLNNAEKSTDEDSEKNQIPIPDSILNKINEKSEDRKSKFPTNKQAVHNGEDERTSLKEDTNWSQLQKVDILPGLSDNAKQTPQVNFPSNFPESAISSQAKDVNNVDIKIFMDKILPTHDQDVLYLPPRHNLALEGGQNKGTHTNLEKKDWEISDGHSSFHPRQRVPNPYYIQAQKVGANPEPLSIPYQLYQNENHKYSIKSNSPHAPLGSSGSILQRLTDRLTGNIGQSHTQHSLPLQANFPVTNLASQIGDNSRYSPINILDTQPERQPLPVGSNIYTPFSQSQNPLLMNNFKISPFSNFGLNHTPVNIANYYDTLRNHHASDLRNTAIKNALPTLNNQVTSTHLPQVAQDQPAFGQSSILLNLPVHFSPNQQVNNLNNVNHSSQIHLKPKPHLPNSLSISNLLNRITRYPSRLNGSLKPITNKNPAEMAHPSNSLPHQILRPSQVVPPQVSFSNSPSQVSFSSSPKPTQTNKIPHLFTTNPYNSYSYLNPAYSTSGNPHLVPLKDSGQTVNPHAKGFYRSVCSAVGHKDVPDSDIIRFIREKCTIFQYTGII, encoded by the exons ATGGGGTCACTGAAATTTCATATTCGCTATCTGCTGTGGACATTCTTACACCTAAGCATTGTAATAGGAACAATAGTTTCCTCAGCTGATCCTCTGACAAAAACGG ATCATTCAACAGGGAAATTACCTCGTATCCTGAGAAGAAGAGATAAAATCGAAGAGACAAAGGAAACTGAACCAATAGTCGACACAATTCAACAACCCCTTTGGCCAGCGACGTCAGAGTTTCAGCAAATAGCCAAAGAAAACACTGATGATGCTTTGCACTTTGACATCACTTCTGAAGCCAGAAGAGGCACTAACAACGACCCTACAAAACCCTGCACTTCTAAAGCCCAAACCAAGAGACTAGATTATGTAGAATCACAAGACCTCCCAATGTATAGAACATCTAACCCAGATATTCAAACATTTGGCCTTCCACAAGGTCAAGATTCTCTAGTACCACAGACAAGAATTATAAGAAATAAAGGCAAAATAGGTGTGCATAGCCCTAGCTTACAAACTTCCAGAATAACTTTAGCTAACGTACAGACGATAgattctgaaaaatcttatgcaaatcaAATTTCAAGAGCAACCACATCTACAAATCAAGTTACAGATGGGGTTCAAATTCCAAATACAAAAATGCCActaactgtatatacaaatattgaaACAATTGGTGGCGTTGGAAACCCATCTCTTCAAGGCATTCCGATGAGTCTAGATGATACTGTTTTCTTGATTCAGTCTAATAACCGAACAGTCACTGAAAAACCAATCTATGGAGGAATCGGGGCAGAATTTCTTCCACTTTCAGTTGATGTGGAGGGAATAAGATCTATACACCCCAACAGAGAGTTTTATACCATACCAAACAAAGCACCTTACCCCATATCACCATCAACTAACCCAACAGAACTCTTCCCCAATTTTACAGGTGTTCCCATACATAAAAATTCCGGACAGAACTTGCTTCCAGTCACTAACCGACCAATTAGCATTAGCTCACTTATCGACATTGTGAAAAACTTGACTTCTCGAACTCGAAACAATTCAGCTGCTTCGACCCCCTCGCCATATGTAGTTAACCCTCATTCATATTCCTATCCAGATTATATTAATAATTTGCCAAATTTCTCATTACCCAAGAAAACCTTACCTTCAGGAATCAGAATAAATAAACAGGAAGAGAATTTGGATCATCATTTCTGGAAGGAGTATGAAGAAAACAGTAATGATAGGCAAAGCTTCCAATTTGAGAATGTACTACCTCTTCTTCATAGTAACAAAGAATTTCAAAATCATatcaataatttttcaaatttctctATTAACAAAGAGCTTCCTCTCAGATCATCCTTCAAAAATAGTGACGAATCACCCACTGGAATAAATAGCATCCGAGGTTGCTTGAATGACACATGGTGTGGCCTTGGAATTGCCGCAGCAGTGGCTTTTGGTACAGTCTCAGCCTTAGCAGTCCCATTTCTTGCACCACCAGCTttcggaagaagaagaaaatcaatAGAATACGTTTTCATCTCAATTGATAATGCTAGCAGTTTTGCAAAGCATTACATGAGTATGCTGCAAAATAATACATGTGATGTTCCATATGAGGAAAAAATGCTTTTCATTGCACTCCATGACTCAGAAAATAACTCTACAAGAGACACCTTTGATAAAATTAAGGACTTAATCTTGAATAACAGAGATATTCTCTTACCCACCACAGATCATCAACTTAATAATGCGGAGAAATCAACAGATGAGGATTCCGAGAAGAATCAAATCCCTATTCCAGATAGCATACTCAACAAAATCAATGAGAAAAGTGAAGATCGTAAGTCCAAGTTCCCAACAAACAAACAAGCTGTGCATAATGGTGAAGATGAAAGGACTTCCCTGAAAGAAGATACTAACTGGAGTCAGCTCCAGAAAGTTGACATTTTGCCAGGATTATCAGATAATGCAAAACAGACTCCACAAGTTAATTTTCCTAGTAACTTTCCAGAAAGTGCAATAAGTTCTCAGGCCAAAGATGTCAACAATGTGGATATCAAAATTTTCATGGACAAAATTCTACCAACACATGACCAAGATGTACTTTATCTACCGCCAAGACATAATTTAGCTTTGGAGGGAGGTCAAAATAAAGGGACGCATACGAATTTGGAAAAGAAGGACTGGGAGATCTCTGATGGGCATTCTTCATTTCATCCTAGACAGAGAGTTCCAAACCCCTATTACATACAAGCACAAAAAGTTGGAGCAAATCCAGAGCCCTTGAGTATACCTTATCAACTGTACCAAAATGAAAACCATAAATATTCTATCAAGAGTAATTCTCCACATGCGCCTCTTGGAAGCAGTGGAAGTATATTACAAAGGCTTACAGATAGACTTACTGGTAACATTGGTCAATCACATACACAACATAGTTTACCATTACAAGCAAATTTCCCTGTTACAAATCTAGCTAGTCAAATCGGCGATAATTCAAGATATAGTCCGATAAATATATTAGACACTCAACCTGAAAGACAACCTCTCCCTGTGGGATCTAATATCTATACTCCATTTTCACAGAGTCAAAATCCACTTTTAATGAATAACTTTAAAATCTCACCATTCTCCAACTTCGGTCTAAATCACACACCAGTTAATATAGCTAATTATTATGACACTCTTCGTAACCACCATGCCAGTGATCTAAGAAATACTGCAATAAAAAATGCATTGCCTACACTAAACAATCAAGTGACATCAACGCACCTTCCCCAAGTGGCTCAAGACCAGCCAGCATTTGGACAATCTTCAATTTTACTTAACCTCCCCGTTCATTTCAGTCCAAACCAGCAGGTAAACAATCTCAATAATGTGAACCACTCCAGTCAAATTCATCTTAAACCCAAACCTCACTTGCCTAACAGTCTGAGTATTTCAAATTTACTAAACAGGATAACCAGATATCCTTCAAGGTTAAATGGCTCCCTGAAACCTATCACAAATAAAAATCCTGCAGAAATGGCCCATCCTTCCAATTCTCTTCCACACCAGATTCTTCGTCCATCTCAGGTGGTGCCACCACAAGTCTCATTTTCAAATTCTCCTTCACAAGTCTCCTTTTCAAGTTCTCCTAAGCCAACACAAACAAACAAGATTCCCCATCTATTTACCACCAATCCCTACAACTCGTATTCCTACCTCAATCCAGCATACTCAACTTCAGGTAATCCCCACCTGGTACCTTTAAAAGATTCTGGGCAAACTGTGAATCCACATGCCAAAGGGTTTTACCGGAGTGTGTGCTCTGCTGTTGGGCACAAGGATGTACCAGACAGTGATATTATTAGGTTCATTAGAGAAAAGTGTACGATTTTTCAGTATACGGGCATTATATAA